Genomic DNA from Haloarcula marina:
AACACGTCGACCGGGTCCGCGGTCACGTCCTCGCTGCGTGCCTTGATTGCCGCCAGCAAGCGCCCGTCGTCGCCGAGGAACCGCCGATTGAGCGTCGCCACGCGCCCCTGTCCTCTGGTCGCCACGTCTTGTACGAGCACGTCGACCGGTTCGACGACGTGGGCGTACGTCTCCGGTTTGCGGGCGTCCTTGAGCAACGGAAAGAGGTTCGCCCGTCGTTCGGCGACCCCGAGCAGGTCCCGCGTCGGCCGCGGCGCGAACTCCACGGCGTACGTCGGGCCGCCGAAGTCGGCGACGTGGCTCACCGTCGTCCCGGCGGCCGCGCCGAGGTACAGCGTCGTCTGCCCGGCGCTGAGGCCGGTTTCCATCCCGAGTTCGAGCATCGCGCCGAGTTTCGAGCGATGGGGGTCCCAGCGCCGCCACTCGCCGTCTGTTCGCTCGCCGTACTCGGGATGGCCCCTCGTGGCGATACTGGTGGTCCCGCCGAAGTCGTGGCGTTCGACGCCGTCGGGGAGGGTCATTCCTCGTCACCTCCGCGCGAGCGGATGCGCTCGATGCGCTCGTCGAGTTCCCGCTGGAGTTCTGGCCGTCGGTCGCCGCTGTAGTGGTCGACGCGGGCCGCGATAGAGAGTTTCCCGGCGAGCGCTCGCGCGGCGGATCCGCGCTCTTCCCGGCGGGTCCCGTTGACGTATTCGTGAGTGAAGATGATGCCGTGCTTCGGTGACGGCGCGCCGCCGCTGAGGTGCGCGAACAGCGCGTCTTCTGCACCGAGGACCTGTACGGTGCCGCTGGGCTGTTTTGCGAGCGATTCGAGGCTCCCGGCCAGCGAGATGAGACGCGCCGCCAGCACCGGCCCGGCCAGCATCGAGAGGTTCGGGGCGGCCGCGGGGGCCGTCCGCTCGATGTAGGCCCGCAGGTCCTCGGCTTCGTCGGCCAGCGCGGCGGTCCGGTCGGCGAGCGAGCGGAGCGCTTCGTCGCCCTCGTCCGTCGTCTCGCGCGCGCTCAGTTCGCGGGCGTACGCGACGCCGGTCCCGCTCTCGCCGTATCGGCTTCCGGCCCACTCGGCGACGCGTTCGGCCAGTTCGTTGGCCGTCCGCTCGCAGTC
This window encodes:
- a CDS encoding NOP5/NOP56 family protein translates to MTDGWFAGLDPDDEAAAADRIRTGRADAPGDWPTEAVASGFAADEADYYDRLHAAATAATAAAVHERETADDQQLVHAVRAMADCERTANELAERVAEWAGSRYGESGTGVAYARELSARETTDEGDEALRSLADRTAALADEAEDLRAYIERTAPAAAPNLSMLAGPVLAARLISLAGSLESLAKQPSGTVQVLGAEDALFAHLSGGAPSPKHGIIFTHEYVNGTRREERGSAARALAGKLSIAARVDHYSGDRRPELQRELDERIERIRSRGGDEE
- a CDS encoding fibrillarin-like rRNA/tRNA 2'-O-methyltransferase, whose translation is MTLPDGVERHDFGGTTSIATRGHPEYGERTDGEWRRWDPHRSKLGAMLELGMETGLSAGQTTLYLGAAAGTTVSHVADFGGPTYAVEFAPRPTRDLLGVAERRANLFPLLKDARKPETYAHVVEPVDVLVQDVATRGQGRVATLNRRFLGDDGRLLAAIKARSEDVTADPVDVFDDVLADIEEGYEILATERLTPYHDDHLAVVARPLSE